A genomic segment from Actinomyces lilanjuaniae encodes:
- a CDS encoding polymorphic toxin type 15 domain-containing protein, protein MAAPDSPLAWHSATPVEVFFHTGHQPATQELASEFTRQLDRQLSALSLLSVERLLEGIRTYRAQGRQPTSKATRNRRKEFMKEVVGDLRDVHQFSREDARAATRDVDRALVVLHESDQLLAGPGGPATTAEGWPSLGHGAVNSSIGGQQPPVSAVLEQAALQVPPQQRARVRLLVRAVLADSPDLAQDLRHGQTVLEPRTQAQVSATSPRGPPWTPAHVAATLAAGHPPWHPPPAQEQGHGQTRQDTRGQQPGQDQPGAPTGADPARTTSLREASFPHPPTAAVRVPPPQTGQPPQTDRPGQPSRPLTREEVLARITARVQQPSQPRTTRQPRAAREAPAGTGPARTASLREASFPHPPTTAARTPPAQAQPQTGPATGQPSRAGRPGHKITPRRSWPTSRPEPPRGPSSPPPHARPPPETADATEA, encoded by the coding sequence GTGGCGGCGCCTGACAGCCCGCTGGCATGGCACTCGGCCACGCCGGTGGAGGTGTTCTTCCACACCGGCCACCAGCCCGCCACCCAGGAGCTGGCCTCCGAGTTCACCCGCCAGCTGGACCGCCAACTCAGCGCCCTGTCCCTGCTGTCCGTGGAGAGGCTGCTGGAGGGCATCCGCACCTACCGGGCACAGGGACGCCAGCCCACCTCCAAGGCAACCAGGAATAGGCGCAAGGAGTTCATGAAGGAGGTCGTGGGCGACCTGCGGGATGTGCACCAGTTCTCCCGGGAGGACGCGCGGGCCGCGACGCGGGATGTGGACCGGGCGCTGGTGGTGCTCCACGAGTCCGACCAGCTCCTGGCGGGGCCAGGCGGCCCCGCCACCACCGCCGAGGGCTGGCCCTCCCTGGGCCACGGGGCGGTCAACTCCTCCATCGGCGGCCAGCAGCCTCCCGTGTCCGCGGTCCTGGAGCAGGCCGCCCTCCAGGTCCCCCCGCAGCAGCGGGCGCGGGTGCGCCTGCTGGTGCGCGCGGTGCTGGCAGACTCCCCCGACCTGGCCCAGGACCTGCGCCACGGCCAGACAGTGCTCGAGCCCCGCACCCAGGCCCAGGTGAGCGCCACCAGCCCCCGGGGGCCACCCTGGACACCCGCCCACGTCGCCGCCACCCTCGCCGCAGGCCACCCACCCTGGCACCCACCACCCGCGCAGGAGCAGGGACACGGCCAGACCCGCCAGGACACCCGGGGCCAGCAGCCCGGCCAGGACCAGCCCGGGGCACCCACCGGAGCCGACCCTGCCCGCACCACCAGCCTGCGCGAGGCCTCCTTCCCCCACCCGCCTACCGCCGCCGTGCGCGTACCACCACCCCAGACGGGCCAGCCGCCCCAGACGGACAGGCCGGGCCAGCCGTCGCGGCCGCTGACCCGCGAGGAGGTCCTGGCCAGGATCACCGCCCGCGTCCAGCAGCCCTCCCAGCCCCGCACCACCCGCCAGCCCCGGGCCGCGCGGGAGGCACCCGCCGGGACCGGCCCCGCCCGCACCGCCAGCCTGCGCGAGGCCTCCTTCCCCCACCCGCCCACCACCGCCGCACGAACACCACCAGCACAGGCCCAGCCCCAGACAGGACCCGCCACAGGCCAGCCCTCCCGGGCAGGCAGGCCGGGCCACAAGATCACCCCGAGGAGGTCCTGGCCGACATCAAGGCCCGAGCCACCCAGAGGACCCAGCAGCCCCCCACCCCACGCCAGACCCCCACCAGAAACCGCAGACGCAACCGAGGCCTAA
- a CDS encoding T6SS immunity protein Tdi1 domain-containing protein — protein sequence MELWGEVSGPALTVTPVMGWLRPHAGKAARMSDPVMRERMGATTLTSPSEDILDDDDTGVLVADWAIDNLGVLGADQVYGLTPAYCLTGRVSLDQVGIEDAVAHLTFLAQAQDHVLEQDFSAAAAQAAATIAADGPGGSGGPGGTPGEGAGGPGGPGAGS from the coding sequence ATGGAGCTGTGGGGGGAGGTCTCCGGCCCCGCGCTGACTGTTACCCCGGTGATGGGGTGGCTCCGCCCCCACGCGGGCAAGGCGGCCAGGATGTCGGACCCGGTGATGCGTGAGCGCATGGGGGCCACCACCCTGACCTCCCCCTCGGAGGACATCCTGGACGACGACGACACCGGGGTGCTGGTGGCCGACTGGGCCATAGACAACCTGGGGGTCCTGGGGGCCGACCAGGTCTACGGGCTGACCCCGGCCTACTGCCTCACCGGGCGGGTCAGCCTGGACCAGGTCGGTATCGAGGACGCGGTCGCGCACCTTACTTTTCTGGCCCAGGCCCAGGACCACGTCCTGGAGCAGGACTTCTCCGCCGCCGCCGCGCAGGCCGCCGCCACCATCGCCGCAGACGGCCCGGGCGGTTCTGGTGGCCCCGGGGGCACGCCGGGTGAGGGCGCCGGTGGTCCCGGTGGCCCGGGGGCGGGGTCGTGA
- a CDS encoding GAD-like domain-containing protein, with protein MRMSEQEWYQGWLHATPEWVDANMDDLVEEGYAPMGVGAPVTEEHVGYFGGVLPASVLHLWERFGFEGFGQGRWWFTDPFRWAPVVQAWLEGTEVPFPTSGGGAWPAPRRVTWSCGGRSPAPR; from the coding sequence ATGCGGATGAGTGAGCAGGAGTGGTACCAGGGGTGGCTGCACGCCACGCCGGAGTGGGTGGACGCGAACATGGACGACCTGGTGGAGGAGGGGTACGCGCCGATGGGTGTGGGTGCCCCTGTCACGGAGGAGCACGTGGGCTACTTTGGTGGGGTGCTTCCGGCCTCGGTGCTGCACCTGTGGGAGCGCTTCGGCTTCGAGGGGTTCGGGCAGGGGCGGTGGTGGTTCACTGACCCCTTCCGGTGGGCGCCGGTGGTCCAGGCGTGGCTGGAGGGCACGGAGGTGCCCTTCCCCACCAGCGGTGGTGGTGCCTGGCCCGCTCCGCGACGGGTGACATGGAGCTGTGGGGGGAGGTCTCCGGCCCCGCGCTGA
- the purH gene encoding bifunctional phosphoribosylaminoimidazolecarboxamide formyltransferase/IMP cyclohydrolase, with the protein MSTQAPTTSATTAPIPTGPDSSPVRADDPDLLPVRRALVSVYDKTGLADLATCLVKAGVEIVSTGSTAAAIVEAGLPVTPVEEVTGFPECLEGRVKTLHPRIHAGILADRRKPDHLAQLEDLDVTPVDLVVVNLYPFIDTVERGAPFDACVEQIDIGGPAMVRAAAKNHPGVAVVTDPGRYAEVAQALTAGGFTRSQRRSLAAAAFAHTAAYDAAVATWMSTQVQQDQREEDSPGRAESAETAVAGDGGHAQARAALPAYIGAGYERLSLLRYGENPHQEAAVYRAPGARGGVAGARQLHGKAMSFNNYTDTDAALRAAWDHGQQVCVAVVKHANPCGIAVSAYGDVAQAHRRAHACDPVSAYGGVIATNATVTAAMAQQVRPVFTEVVAAPAFTDEAVEILSAKKNLRLLVVEPPQREGYEIRQVSGGAVVQHRDVLDAPGDDPSSWTLVAGEPAGDAVMDDLLFAWRAVRSVRSNAVLLARGGATVGVGMGQVNRVDSCRLAVERANTLGQGGQEVPGAGAEGAPGAAPERARGSVAASDAFFPFADGLQVLLDAGVRAVVQPGGSIRDQEVIEAAQTAGVTMYLTGARHFSH; encoded by the coding sequence GTGAGCACCCAGGCCCCCACCACTTCTGCCACCACCGCCCCGATCCCGACCGGCCCTGATTCCAGCCCGGTGCGGGCGGACGACCCCGACCTGCTACCCGTGCGCCGTGCCCTGGTCTCGGTCTACGACAAGACCGGTCTCGCCGACCTGGCGACCTGCCTGGTGAAGGCCGGTGTCGAGATCGTCTCCACGGGCTCCACCGCTGCCGCTATCGTCGAGGCAGGCCTGCCCGTCACCCCGGTGGAGGAGGTGACGGGCTTCCCGGAGTGCTTGGAGGGACGGGTCAAGACCCTCCACCCCCGGATTCACGCAGGCATCCTCGCTGACCGGCGCAAGCCTGACCACCTGGCCCAGCTGGAAGACCTCGACGTCACCCCCGTCGACCTGGTGGTGGTCAACCTCTACCCCTTCATCGACACGGTGGAGCGCGGCGCACCCTTTGACGCCTGCGTCGAGCAGATCGACATCGGCGGGCCTGCCATGGTGCGCGCCGCAGCCAAGAACCACCCCGGGGTGGCCGTGGTGACTGACCCGGGACGCTACGCCGAGGTCGCCCAGGCGCTCACCGCCGGGGGATTCACCCGCTCCCAGCGCCGCAGCCTGGCTGCTGCCGCTTTTGCCCACACCGCAGCCTACGACGCCGCCGTCGCCACCTGGATGTCTACCCAGGTCCAGCAGGACCAGCGGGAGGAGGACAGCCCTGGGAGAGCTGAGTCTGCTGAGACAGCTGTGGCCGGGGACGGCGGGCACGCGCAGGCGCGCGCGGCCCTGCCCGCCTACATCGGGGCGGGCTATGAGCGCCTGTCCTTGCTGCGCTACGGGGAGAACCCCCACCAGGAGGCCGCGGTCTACCGGGCGCCGGGGGCTCGCGGCGGGGTCGCTGGTGCCCGCCAGCTGCACGGTAAGGCCATGAGCTTCAACAACTACACCGACACCGACGCGGCCCTGCGTGCCGCCTGGGACCACGGCCAGCAGGTGTGCGTAGCCGTGGTCAAGCACGCCAACCCATGCGGGATCGCCGTGTCGGCCTACGGCGACGTGGCTCAGGCCCACCGCCGTGCCCACGCCTGCGACCCCGTGTCTGCCTACGGAGGGGTCATCGCCACCAACGCCACGGTCACGGCAGCGATGGCCCAGCAGGTGCGTCCTGTCTTCACGGAGGTTGTGGCCGCCCCTGCCTTCACCGACGAGGCGGTGGAGATCCTGTCCGCCAAGAAGAACCTGCGCCTGCTCGTCGTCGAGCCCCCGCAGAGGGAGGGCTACGAGATCAGGCAGGTCTCCGGCGGTGCCGTGGTCCAGCACCGCGACGTCCTGGACGCCCCGGGCGACGACCCCTCCTCGTGGACCCTCGTGGCGGGCGAGCCGGCTGGCGACGCCGTCATGGACGACCTCCTCTTCGCCTGGCGCGCGGTACGGTCCGTACGCTCCAACGCCGTGCTCCTGGCTCGCGGCGGTGCCACTGTCGGGGTCGGCATGGGCCAGGTCAACCGGGTTGACTCCTGCAGGCTGGCCGTGGAGCGCGCCAACACCCTGGGACAGGGCGGGCAGGAGGTCCCGGGCGCAGGCGCTGAGGGTGCTCCAGGCGCTGCCCCCGAGCGGGCGCGGGGGTCCGTGGCCGCCTCCGACGCCTTCTTCCCCTTTGCCGACGGCCTCCAGGTGCTCCTGGACGCCGGGGTACGTGCCGTCGTCCAGCCGGGAGGCTCGATCCGGGACCAGGAGGTCATTGAGGCGGCCCAGACGGCAGGAGTGACGATGTACCTCACCGGTGCCCGCCACTTCTCCCACTGA
- a CDS encoding DUF3017 domain-containing protein, which yields MAQQEHLRQVGHKEPYSTVGVVLVALGLAVVPVLTLLGQRLLAVLWLAVGILVLALVRLRRPEGSWLAARGRVFDVAFGTILAGALLALAQYVNLPRLL from the coding sequence GTGGCACAGCAGGAGCATCTCAGGCAGGTTGGGCACAAGGAGCCCTACAGCACCGTCGGGGTAGTGCTGGTGGCCCTGGGACTGGCCGTCGTACCCGTGCTGACCCTCCTAGGGCAGCGGCTCCTGGCGGTCCTGTGGCTGGCTGTGGGGATCCTGGTCCTGGCGCTGGTGCGTCTGCGGCGCCCTGAGGGCAGCTGGCTGGCAGCCCGGGGGCGTGTCTTCGACGTGGCCTTTGGCACGATCCTGGCCGGGGCGCTGCTTGCCTTGGCCCAGTACGTGAACCTTCCCCGCCTTCTGTGA
- a CDS encoding dicarboxylate/amino acid:cation symporter, whose translation MSEPTPARSGESREPGRESRNLLTRGGILVWVLLAIILALLLGSATVGGRHLVPAQVGNVFVTFSDLFSQFLSFSIPLIIIGLVTPAIADLGRGAGRWLGVTAALAYGSTLFAGFLTYLVCAAALPSVLRRGSLDQVEEPGSALSSYFTVEMPPAVEVMTALLLSFVIGIGLSMVPRGVLRKGFIEFRAIITRLIERIIVPLLPLHIFGIFLNLTYTGEVWDIVSTLLRVVVVVLLLEVAILGTQFLVAGAVSRRNPLSALVTMLPAYLTALGTASSAATIPVTLRQVRRNGVSDAVASFTVPLCATIHLAGSTSKIFAFAYAIVLTQDIEVSVAQWAGFIFMLGITMVAAPGVPGGAIMAATGLLSSMLGFNEEQVALMIATYIALDSFGTATNVTGDGAIALLVNRLAGGRIGAEADPANARELSFDGMAYLDKVSVEGVVSPEELEASARVHSPAQAVDAAAGGE comes from the coding sequence ATGTCTGAGCCCACTCCCGCCCGCTCTGGTGAGTCCCGAGAGCCGGGGCGCGAGAGCAGGAACCTGCTGACCAGGGGAGGCATCCTGGTCTGGGTCCTTCTTGCCATCATCCTGGCTCTGCTGCTGGGCTCTGCCACGGTTGGTGGCCGACACCTGGTCCCGGCCCAGGTCGGCAACGTCTTCGTCACCTTCTCCGACCTGTTCAGCCAGTTCCTGAGCTTCTCTATCCCCCTTATCATCATCGGCCTGGTCACCCCGGCCATCGCCGACCTGGGGCGTGGCGCGGGCCGGTGGCTGGGGGTTACCGCCGCCCTAGCCTACGGCTCCACACTCTTCGCGGGGTTCCTCACCTACCTGGTCTGCGCCGCCGCGCTGCCCTCCGTCCTGCGGCGAGGCTCGCTGGACCAGGTCGAGGAGCCCGGAAGCGCCCTGTCCAGCTACTTCACCGTGGAGATGCCGCCGGCGGTGGAGGTCATGACTGCGCTGCTGCTGTCCTTTGTCATCGGGATCGGCCTGTCCATGGTGCCCCGGGGCGTGCTGCGCAAGGGCTTTATCGAGTTCCGCGCGATCATCACCCGGCTCATTGAGCGGATCATCGTGCCGCTGCTGCCGCTGCATATCTTTGGTATCTTCCTCAACCTCACCTACACCGGAGAGGTGTGGGACATCGTGAGCACCCTGCTGCGTGTGGTCGTCGTCGTGCTCCTCCTTGAGGTGGCCATCCTGGGCACCCAGTTCCTCGTCGCCGGTGCTGTCAGCCGCAGGAACCCGCTGAGCGCCCTGGTCACCATGCTTCCCGCCTACCTCACCGCCCTGGGCACGGCCTCCTCGGCTGCGACCATCCCCGTGACGCTACGCCAGGTGCGCCGCAACGGCGTGTCGGACGCCGTCGCGTCCTTCACGGTCCCGCTGTGCGCCACGATCCACCTGGCGGGCTCGACATCCAAGATCTTTGCCTTCGCCTACGCGATCGTCCTGACCCAGGACATCGAGGTCTCCGTTGCCCAGTGGGCGGGGTTCATCTTCATGCTGGGCATCACCATGGTGGCGGCCCCGGGTGTCCCCGGGGGCGCCATCATGGCTGCCACGGGACTACTGTCCTCCATGCTTGGCTTCAACGAGGAGCAGGTGGCGCTGATGATCGCCACCTACATCGCCTTGGACTCCTTTGGCACGGCCACCAATGTCACCGGTGACGGCGCGATCGCCCTGCTGGTCAACCGCCTGGCGGGCGGGCGCATCGGGGCCGAGGCGGACCCTGCCAACGCCCGGGAGCTGTCCTTCGACGGGATGGCCTACCTGGACAAGGTCAGCGTGGAGGGCGTTGTCAGCCCCGAGGAGCTGGAGGCCTCCGCCCGCGTGCACAGTCCCGCCCAGGCGGTGGACGCTGCCGCTGGGGGTGAGTAG
- a CDS encoding ABC transporter ATP-binding protein produces MRDPVSLTAPTGPARPPSAASPAGAARGTSSLRPPGQRVLLRWLLEVTRPVLRPLLGSVVCRVVSLLAGAALLALGAYAVADAAVHLSRTGAPGALRSAWAIVSAMAVLALLKAALRYAEQFLGHLVAFRALELLRAELFRALLPRAPRLSAGSRSGDLLARATKDIDRIEVFFAHTLAPAVSALVVPAAVLVVVSATTSWVVALAVLPLLAAQLVLVPALGARASVRASRAASRQRAALTHHVKDTVQAMGDIVGYGRERQRLEQLAALDANVASALRPSTTWASLRRGASQVLGLAAPVVVVAAGAGNVDSGSVSVPALAAAAAAVLRLSGTAQGAEALVSALAPALASAERVWEVVHAPVERHDGTRELSSGISHEVLWQGVSYTYPAACAALDSTSGSGSLGGSVLPGRAAPTADAGRMSRAAPAAAPALNDVSLRARAGRWTCVVGASGSGKSTLAMLVLRCEPLGPGSAQTGRVLIDGIDVRDLRTDSLYQEVALVPQHAHLFRACVADNVRLAAPSASDEEVREACRAAGVHEEVEALPHGYDTLVGERGETLSGGQRQRLALARALLARPNLLVLDELSSHLDPQTQARVRAGIRRYLPEATVVEITHQVRQSVQADHVVVLDAGKVVQEGSPSVLLEVDGPLRTLLARG; encoded by the coding sequence GTGAGAGACCCCGTGAGTCTGACAGCTCCGACAGGTCCAGCGCGTCCACCGAGCGCAGCCAGCCCAGCCGGGGCTGCCCGGGGCACCAGCAGCCTGCGGCCGCCCGGGCAACGGGTCCTGCTGCGCTGGCTCCTGGAGGTGACCCGCCCCGTCCTGCGGCCGTTACTGGGGTCCGTCGTGTGCCGGGTCGTCAGCCTCCTGGCAGGCGCCGCCCTGCTGGCCCTAGGCGCCTACGCCGTCGCTGACGCGGCCGTGCACCTGTCGCGCACCGGTGCACCTGGAGCCCTGCGGTCAGCATGGGCGATCGTGTCCGCCATGGCCGTCCTGGCCCTGCTCAAGGCTGCGCTGCGCTACGCGGAGCAGTTCCTCGGGCACCTTGTGGCCTTCAGGGCACTGGAGCTGCTGCGGGCGGAGCTTTTCCGCGCCCTCCTGCCCCGCGCGCCCCGACTGTCCGCAGGATCGCGCTCTGGCGACCTGCTGGCCCGCGCCACCAAGGACATCGACCGTATCGAGGTCTTCTTCGCCCACACGCTCGCTCCCGCGGTGTCGGCACTCGTCGTTCCTGCAGCCGTGCTGGTCGTCGTCAGTGCGACGACGTCGTGGGTGGTCGCCCTGGCGGTCCTGCCTCTCCTGGCTGCCCAGCTAGTCCTGGTCCCTGCCCTGGGAGCCAGGGCCTCGGTGCGGGCCTCACGGGCGGCCTCCCGGCAGCGGGCCGCACTCACCCACCATGTCAAGGACACCGTCCAGGCCATGGGCGACATCGTCGGCTACGGCCGTGAGCGGCAGCGCCTGGAACAGCTGGCGGCCCTGGACGCGAACGTCGCCTCCGCCCTGCGGCCCTCCACCACGTGGGCCTCGCTGAGGCGGGGTGCCAGCCAGGTGCTGGGCCTCGCCGCCCCGGTGGTCGTCGTGGCTGCAGGAGCCGGTAACGTCGATTCCGGCTCCGTCAGCGTCCCGGCCCTGGCCGCAGCCGCAGCCGCGGTCCTGCGGCTGTCCGGGACAGCACAGGGGGCCGAGGCGCTCGTCAGCGCGCTGGCTCCCGCTCTTGCCTCCGCCGAGCGGGTCTGGGAGGTGGTCCACGCCCCCGTCGAGCGCCACGACGGTACCCGGGAGCTCAGCAGCGGCATCTCACACGAGGTCCTGTGGCAGGGGGTGAGCTACACCTACCCTGCTGCCTGCGCTGCCCTGGACAGCACCAGCGGCTCCGGCAGCCTAGGTGGCAGCGTCCTGCCCGGCCGCGCCGCACCCACAGCTGACGCAGGCCGCATGTCCCGCGCAGCCCCCGCAGCAGCCCCCGCACTCAACGACGTCAGCCTGAGAGCCAGGGCCGGGAGGTGGACCTGCGTGGTCGGAGCCTCTGGCTCGGGCAAGTCGACCCTGGCCATGCTGGTCCTGCGCTGCGAGCCCTTGGGCCCGGGAAGCGCCCAGACCGGGCGCGTTCTTATTGACGGCATCGACGTGCGTGACCTGCGCACAGACTCCCTGTACCAGGAGGTGGCGCTGGTCCCCCAGCACGCCCACTTGTTTCGCGCCTGCGTGGCCGACAACGTGCGCCTGGCCGCCCCCTCAGCCAGCGACGAGGAGGTCCGCGAGGCCTGCCGGGCGGCTGGCGTCCACGAGGAGGTCGAGGCCCTCCCCCACGGCTACGACACTCTTGTGGGTGAGCGTGGTGAGACCCTCTCGGGTGGCCAGCGGCAGCGGCTTGCCCTGGCCCGGGCGCTTCTAGCCCGCCCGAACCTGCTCGTGCTCGACGAGCTGTCCTCACACCTGGACCCGCAGACACAGGCCCGGGTCCGGGCGGGCATACGCCGCTACCTTCCTGAGGCGACAGTCGTGGAGATTACCCACCAGGTGCGCCAGTCGGTACAGGCGGACCACGTCGTCGTGCTGGACGCCGGAAAGGTCGTCCAGGAGGGCTCCCCCTCGGTGCTGCTGGAGGTGGACGGGCCGCTGCGCACTCTGTTGGCCCGAGGTTAG